Proteins encoded within one genomic window of Saccharopolyspora pogona:
- a CDS encoding YqeB family protein, whose product MAAEPAATTVTEHRLVRHGSWIVCPLLGALVVWLLRLASAWVAGLPWAPFQGVFQLAASVPDPWGSVGAIAIGAILGLGFAGLMAQERLTVTVEPEQVVLTVGRSQQHIARAEIGYVYVDGKNLVVLDESGGEHIRQPSDLDRFALRRAFTDHGYPWRDKDPFTGSYSLWVEDTPELSLRINALMAARERALRKRDGKEAALLRTELVKHGILVRDVKKRQFWRTTD is encoded by the coding sequence ATGGCTGCAGAACCCGCCGCGACGACCGTCACCGAGCACCGCCTGGTCCGGCACGGTTCGTGGATCGTCTGCCCGTTGTTGGGAGCGCTGGTCGTCTGGTTGTTGCGGCTGGCGTCCGCCTGGGTCGCCGGGTTGCCGTGGGCGCCGTTCCAGGGCGTGTTCCAGCTCGCCGCGTCGGTGCCCGACCCGTGGGGCTCGGTCGGCGCCATCGCCATCGGCGCGATCCTCGGGCTCGGCTTCGCCGGGCTGATGGCGCAGGAGCGGCTCACGGTCACCGTCGAACCGGAGCAGGTGGTGCTGACCGTCGGGCGGTCGCAGCAGCACATTGCGCGCGCCGAGATCGGTTACGTGTACGTCGACGGCAAGAACCTCGTGGTGCTGGACGAATCCGGCGGCGAGCACATCCGGCAACCGTCCGATTTAGACAGGTTCGCGCTGCGCAGGGCCTTCACCGACCACGGCTACCCGTGGCGGGACAAGGACCCGTTCACCGGCTCCTACAGCCTGTGGGTCGAGGACACGCCGGAGCTGTCGCTGCGGATCAACGCGCTGATGGCGGCCCGCGAACGCGCGCTGCGCAAGCGCGACGGGAAGGAAGCGGCGCTGCTGCGCACCGAACTGGTCAAGCACGGAATCCTCGTGCGCGACGTGAAGAAGCGTCAGTTCTGGCGAACCACCGACTGA
- a CDS encoding M14 family metallopeptidase, whose protein sequence is MFSSRRKAVTVAAAACLVLLAPIQASVSAEPTGATAAQDLATYRVPNTDSKTRTEINRTGAQVIAVSGAVATVEATPAQAEQLRAAGFVLNDETKVADALKRINPAQRVPGDFPPGYEGYHNLDEMNAELDAVVKDHPDIAAKSSIGKSFEGRDIPVLKISDNVGQDEDEPEVLFDCNQHAREHLTTEMCLHIANRLTDGYAGDQAIKDAVGNREIWIIPVVNPDGSSYDVASGEFQGWRKNRQDAGTDLNRNWGYKWGCCGGSDNDPKGETYRGPAAWSAPETAAMRDFIDSRVVGGVQQIKAAIDFHTYSELVLWPFGHTSDDATEGMTQEEYDRFARVGGEMAKTNGYTPQQSSDLYITDGDSLDWMWGQHKILAYTFEMYPANGGGIDGFYPPDDVIEKETARNDAAVDILLREAGA, encoded by the coding sequence ATGTTCAGCTCACGGCGCAAGGCAGTGACCGTGGCGGCCGCCGCGTGCCTGGTCCTGCTGGCCCCTATCCAGGCCAGCGTGTCCGCGGAGCCGACCGGGGCGACCGCCGCCCAGGACTTGGCCACCTACCGCGTTCCCAACACCGACAGCAAGACGCGAACCGAGATCAACCGCACCGGCGCCCAGGTCATCGCGGTGTCCGGCGCGGTGGCCACCGTGGAGGCCACCCCGGCGCAGGCCGAGCAGCTGCGCGCCGCCGGGTTCGTGCTCAACGACGAGACCAAGGTCGCCGACGCGCTCAAGCGGATCAACCCGGCGCAGCGGGTGCCGGGCGACTTCCCGCCCGGGTACGAGGGCTACCACAACCTCGACGAGATGAACGCCGAGCTCGACGCCGTGGTGAAGGACCACCCGGACATCGCGGCGAAGTCCAGCATCGGCAAGTCCTTCGAGGGCCGCGACATCCCGGTGCTGAAGATCAGCGACAACGTCGGGCAGGACGAGGACGAGCCCGAGGTGCTGTTCGACTGCAACCAGCACGCCCGCGAACACCTGACCACCGAGATGTGCTTGCACATCGCCAACCGGCTCACCGACGGCTACGCCGGCGACCAGGCGATCAAGGACGCGGTCGGCAACCGGGAGATCTGGATCATCCCGGTGGTCAACCCGGACGGTTCGTCCTACGACGTGGCGTCCGGCGAGTTCCAGGGGTGGCGCAAGAACCGGCAGGACGCCGGCACCGACCTCAACCGCAACTGGGGTTACAAGTGGGGCTGCTGCGGCGGCTCCGACAACGACCCGAAGGGCGAGACCTACCGGGGCCCGGCCGCGTGGTCGGCGCCGGAGACCGCGGCGATGCGCGACTTCATCGACTCGCGGGTGGTCGGCGGCGTGCAGCAGATCAAGGCCGCGATCGACTTCCACACCTACTCCGAGCTCGTGCTGTGGCCCTTCGGGCACACCAGTGACGACGCCACCGAGGGCATGACCCAGGAGGAGTACGACCGGTTCGCGCGGGTCGGCGGCGAGATGGCCAAGACCAACGGCTACACCCCGCAGCAGTCCAGCGACCTCTACATCACCGACGGCGACAGCCTGGACTGGATGTGGGGTCAGCACAAGATCCTGGCCTACACCTTCGAGATGTACCCGGCCAACGGCGGCGGCATCGACGGCTTCTACCCGCCCGACGACGTCATCGAGAAGGAGACCGCGCGAAACGACGCCGCGGTGGACATCCTGCTCCGCGAGGCAGGAGCCTGA
- the hisD gene encoding histidinol dehydrogenase, with protein MLTRTDLRGRVPSTVELRATLPRAEMDVEHVLHRVRPVIEAIRDRGVEAVLEFTEKFDSVRPERVRVAAAELRRALDDLDPAVRAALEESISRARRVHDDQRRIDTTTQVVPGGTVTERWVPVARVGLYAPGGLAVYPSSVVMNVVPAQAAGVESLVVCSPPQAEFGGLPHPTILAAAQLLGVEEVWAVGGAQAVALLAYGGHDTDGAELTPVDMVTGPGNVYVTAAKRHLRSLIGIDSEAGPTEIAVLADETADAVHVAADLISQAEHDTLAASVLVTTSVELADAVDAELERQVAQTKHVERISTALAGEQSGCILVSTVEDGLRVVDAYAGEHLEIQTADAEAVAARVRNAGAIFVGPYAPVSLGDYCAGSNHVLPTGGCARHSSGLSVQSFLRGIHVISYSEQALRDVADQVVALANAEDLPAHGQAVTARFSR; from the coding sequence ATGCTCACCCGTACCGACCTGCGCGGTCGCGTTCCGTCCACCGTCGAGCTGCGCGCGACGCTGCCGCGCGCCGAGATGGACGTCGAGCACGTGCTGCATCGGGTCCGGCCGGTGATCGAGGCGATCCGCGACCGCGGGGTGGAAGCCGTCCTCGAATTCACCGAGAAGTTTGATTCCGTCCGACCGGAACGGGTGAGGGTGGCGGCCGCCGAGCTGAGGCGGGCCCTCGACGATCTCGACCCGGCGGTACGCGCGGCCCTGGAGGAGTCGATCTCCCGCGCCCGCAGGGTGCACGACGACCAGCGGCGCATCGACACGACGACGCAGGTCGTGCCCGGTGGCACGGTCACCGAGCGCTGGGTGCCGGTCGCCCGCGTCGGCCTGTACGCGCCGGGCGGGCTGGCGGTCTACCCGTCCAGCGTGGTGATGAACGTGGTCCCGGCGCAGGCCGCCGGGGTGGAATCGCTGGTGGTGTGCAGCCCGCCGCAGGCGGAGTTCGGCGGCCTGCCGCACCCGACGATCCTGGCCGCCGCGCAGCTGCTCGGCGTCGAGGAGGTCTGGGCGGTCGGCGGCGCGCAGGCGGTGGCGCTGCTGGCCTACGGCGGGCACGACACCGACGGCGCCGAGCTGACGCCGGTGGACATGGTGACCGGGCCGGGCAACGTCTACGTGACCGCCGCCAAGCGGCACCTGCGCAGCCTGATCGGCATCGACTCGGAGGCCGGGCCGACCGAGATCGCGGTGCTGGCCGACGAGACGGCCGACGCGGTGCACGTGGCCGCCGACCTGATCAGCCAGGCCGAGCACGACACCCTCGCGGCGAGCGTGCTGGTGACCACCTCGGTCGAGCTGGCCGACGCGGTCGACGCCGAGCTGGAGCGCCAGGTGGCGCAGACCAAGCACGTCGAGCGGATCAGCACCGCGCTGGCCGGCGAGCAGTCCGGCTGCATCCTGGTGTCCACTGTGGAGGACGGCCTCCGGGTGGTGGACGCGTACGCCGGCGAGCACTTGGAGATCCAGACCGCGGACGCCGAAGCGGTGGCCGCGCGGGTGCGCAACGCGGGCGCGATCTTCGTCGGCCCGTACGCGCCGGTGTCGCTGGGCGACTACTGCGCGGGCTCCAACCACGTGCTGCCCACCGGTGGCTGCGCGCGGCACTCGTCCGGCCTGAGCGTCCAGAGCTTCCTGCGCGGCATCCACGTGATCTCCTACAGCGAGCAGGCTTTGCGCGACGTCGCGGACCAGGTGGTGGCGCTGGCCAACGCCGAGGACCTGCCCGCGCACGGTCAGGCGGTCACCGCCCGCTTCTCCCGCTGA
- a CDS encoding histidinol-phosphate transaminase, whose product MSDVLGADTTLADLPLRDDLRGRSPYGAPQLDVSVRLNTNENPYPPPQELVDDVTAAVQEAATVLHRYPDRDATALRADLAAYLTEATGVQLATGNLWAANGSNEVLQQILQAFGGPGRTALGFVPSYSMHPILSAGTRTDWLPAPRRDDFSLDGAQAARIVAEKQPSVVFVTSPNNPTGQSVSQDDLRAILDVAPGVVVVDEAYAEFSARPSAIELIRQYPAKVIVSRTMSKAFAFAGGRLGYLAAAPAVIDALLLVRLPYHLSVVTQAAARAALRHAEATLGSVRALVDERERVVEALREQGFSPVPSDANFVLFGRFADAHRAWQRYLDADVLIRDVGIPGHLRVTIGTPEENDAFLAASKVVSEEISK is encoded by the coding sequence ATGAGTGACGTGCTCGGCGCCGACACGACGCTGGCCGACCTGCCGCTTCGCGACGATCTGCGCGGCCGCAGCCCCTACGGCGCGCCGCAGCTGGACGTCTCGGTTCGGCTCAACACCAACGAGAATCCCTACCCACCGCCGCAGGAACTCGTCGACGACGTGACCGCCGCGGTGCAGGAAGCCGCCACGGTACTGCACCGCTACCCGGACCGCGACGCCACGGCGCTGCGCGCCGACCTCGCCGCGTACCTGACCGAGGCCACCGGCGTGCAACTGGCGACCGGGAACCTGTGGGCGGCCAACGGCTCCAACGAGGTCCTGCAGCAGATCCTGCAGGCCTTCGGCGGGCCCGGCCGCACCGCGCTCGGCTTCGTTCCGTCGTACTCGATGCACCCGATCCTGTCGGCGGGCACCCGCACCGACTGGCTGCCCGCGCCGCGCCGCGACGACTTCAGCCTGGACGGCGCGCAGGCCGCCCGCATCGTCGCGGAGAAGCAGCCCAGCGTGGTGTTCGTGACCAGCCCGAACAATCCCACCGGGCAGTCGGTGTCGCAGGACGACCTGCGCGCGATCCTGGACGTCGCCCCCGGCGTGGTCGTGGTGGACGAGGCTTACGCCGAGTTCTCCGCCCGGCCCAGCGCGATCGAGCTGATCCGGCAGTACCCGGCGAAGGTGATCGTCAGCCGCACGATGAGCAAGGCGTTCGCGTTCGCCGGCGGTCGGCTCGGCTACCTGGCGGCGGCCCCGGCCGTGATCGACGCCCTGCTGCTGGTGCGCCTGCCGTACCACCTGTCGGTGGTCACCCAGGCCGCCGCGCGGGCGGCCCTGCGGCACGCCGAGGCCACCCTCGGTTCAGTGCGGGCGCTAGTCGACGAGCGCGAGCGGGTCGTGGAAGCGTTGCGGGAGCAGGGTTTCTCGCCGGTGCCCAGCGACGCCAACTTCGTCCTCTTCGGACGGTTCGCGGACGCGCACCGCGCGTGGCAGCGCTACCTGGACGCCGACGTGCTGATCCGCGACGTCGGGATCCCCGGCCACCTGCGGGTCACCATCGGCACGCCGGAGGAGAACGACGCCTTCCTGGCGGCGAGCAAGGTCGTGAGCGAGGAGATCAGCAAGTGA
- the hisB gene encoding imidazoleglycerol-phosphate dehydratase HisB, translating to MTFQPGTRVGRVERTTKESSVLVELDLDGTGQVDIDTTVPFYDHMLTALGTHAAFDLKVKSTGDIHIDAHHTVEDTAIVLGQALRQALGDKKGIRRFGDAWIPMDETLAHAAVDVSGRSYCVMTGEPEQFNSFTIGGNYPFVLNRHVFESLAFHSQINLHTRVIHGRDPHHIAEAQYKAIARALRAAVEPDPRFAGVVPSTKGAL from the coding sequence GTGACATTCCAGCCCGGGACCCGGGTCGGCCGGGTCGAACGCACCACCAAGGAATCCTCGGTGCTGGTCGAACTCGACCTCGACGGCACGGGGCAGGTCGACATCGACACCACGGTGCCGTTCTACGACCACATGCTCACCGCGCTGGGCACCCACGCGGCCTTCGACCTGAAGGTTAAGTCGACCGGCGACATCCACATCGACGCGCACCACACGGTGGAGGACACCGCGATCGTGCTCGGCCAGGCGCTGCGCCAGGCGCTCGGCGACAAGAAGGGCATCCGCCGCTTCGGCGACGCCTGGATCCCGATGGACGAGACACTCGCGCACGCGGCGGTGGACGTCTCGGGCCGCTCGTACTGCGTGATGACGGGCGAACCGGAGCAGTTCAACAGCTTCACGATCGGCGGCAACTACCCGTTCGTCCTGAACCGCCACGTGTTCGAGTCGCTGGCGTTCCACTCCCAGATCAACCTGCACACCAGGGTGATCCACGGCCGCGACCCGCACCACATCGCGGAAGCTCAGTACAAGGCGATCGCCCGAGCCCTGCGGGCGGCGGTCGAACCCGACCCCCGCTTCGCCGGCGTGGTCCCGTCCACGAAGGGCGCCCTGTAG
- a CDS encoding helix-turn-helix domain-containing protein, whose amino-acid sequence MPAGRQTVERRQLGLMLRRFRDRAGKTQQQAAQAIGRNTARISQVETAKGSFSPEELNALLDFYGVNATERQTVLDLGVQARKRQRGPIYADQLPLAFERLADLQADAESIGFYEAGVVPGLAQSADYVRAVIESGDGVWWDSSEDEVEMRVAFRLEQQRRVLEAGDPKDVFLVLAEAAVDQPVGSISVLRGQILHLLQLGERPNVMVQVLPNNVRNNPLLGGGLITLDFGGAAPQIAFVSVIYGSGIYHDQEEDTGPMFRAFERVQDLALDLEQTRNLLIDKLKGLGQ is encoded by the coding sequence GTGCCAGCCGGACGTCAAACCGTGGAACGCCGCCAACTGGGTCTGATGCTCCGTCGTTTCCGCGACCGAGCGGGCAAGACCCAGCAGCAGGCAGCCCAGGCGATCGGCCGTAATACGGCCCGCATCAGCCAGGTCGAAACGGCCAAAGGCTCCTTCAGCCCGGAGGAGTTGAACGCGCTTCTGGACTTCTACGGGGTCAACGCAACTGAGCGGCAGACGGTCCTTGACCTCGGTGTGCAGGCGAGGAAGCGCCAGCGCGGCCCCATCTACGCCGACCAACTGCCGCTCGCGTTCGAGCGCCTGGCCGACCTCCAAGCCGACGCCGAGTCGATCGGGTTCTACGAAGCTGGCGTTGTGCCGGGCTTGGCTCAGTCCGCCGACTACGTTCGTGCGGTTATTGAGTCAGGTGACGGCGTCTGGTGGGATTCCTCTGAGGACGAGGTGGAAATGCGGGTCGCGTTTCGCTTGGAGCAGCAGCGCCGGGTCCTGGAAGCCGGCGATCCGAAGGACGTCTTCCTCGTTCTGGCTGAGGCGGCAGTGGACCAGCCTGTCGGCAGCATTTCCGTGTTGCGTGGTCAAATCCTGCATCTGCTTCAACTCGGTGAGCGTCCGAACGTCATGGTTCAGGTGTTGCCGAACAATGTGCGGAACAACCCGTTGCTGGGCGGAGGCTTGATCACTCTTGACTTTGGGGGCGCAGCGCCGCAGATCGCCTTCGTCTCGGTGATCTATGGGTCAGGTATCTATCACGATCAAGAAGAGGACACTGGGCCCATGTTCCGTGCCTTCGAGCGAGTGCAGGATCTTGCGTTGGACTTGGAACAGACCCGCAACCTGCTGATCGACAAGCTGAAGGGGCTTGGGCAATGA
- a CDS encoding DUF397 domain-containing protein translates to MSYDTGWFKSSRSAAASNTCVEVRLTDQAVGVRDSKVPEAGHITVSHAAWRAFLNRLR, encoded by the coding sequence ATGAGCTATGACACCGGCTGGTTCAAGAGCAGTCGCAGTGCCGCCGCGAGCAATACATGTGTCGAGGTCCGATTAACCGACCAGGCTGTGGGTGTCCGGGATTCGAAGGTCCCGGAGGCTGGCCACATCACGGTCAGCCACGCCGCTTGGCGTGCATTCCTGAACCGGCTCCGCTGA
- a CDS encoding phosphocholine-specific phospholipase C, producing MTEVSRRRVLTGAAGVVGGAAAASLLPPSLHEAMARPAPKGGLDAIEHVIVLMQENRSFDHYFGTLRGVRGYGDRQPLQQSDGRTVFQQPTAGGEVLPFSLRQGAEREGRPVSDIQYLGDLDHSWGGSGKAWARGWNNDWIAAKTAATMTYYERQDIPLQYELADTFTICDAYHCSVFGSTNPNRNYLWTGTTGYEPGTTKRAVTNAAYSYDHAGYEWTTYPERLEKAGLSWQIYQEWDNFTDNAVEYFKTFKAIGHKMLASVDGNFRTTEEFYTALFDKPAAEQQRLLKQLEAGRAALTDAERSLFDRAMYRSEPGTLVQRLRADIKAKRLPKVVWLVPSAVDSEHPGSSTPVGSANLIYDVLDAIAHPKIWSKTALLLNFDENDGFFDHVPPPVPPKRESGNGDDYFEGQPIGLGPRVPMTVVSPWTIGGFVNSEVFDHTSVLRLLERWTGVQESNISSWRRSACGDLTSVFDFENAAKAPKPAEPGLVPEPIKRWHPKPPAEQALPVQEQGRRPARALPYQPHVSGAVNGEAVGLRLGNAGPGSAHFTIYPYAGELPEPSHVDVRGEQVVDVPVREDYRFAVQGPNRFWFEFSGSRSGKAAGIDVRTNPDARSGGLSLELRNNGGEAVTLRLRSLGYAAGEQREVRLAAGGAETVAWPTDQGWYDVEVTAAQDKSFRRRATGRVENGAPGLTG from the coding sequence GTGACTGAGGTTTCTCGACGTCGGGTTCTGACCGGTGCCGCCGGGGTCGTTGGCGGCGCAGCCGCCGCTTCACTGCTGCCGCCTTCGCTGCACGAGGCCATGGCGCGGCCCGCTCCCAAAGGCGGCTTGGACGCGATCGAGCACGTCATCGTGCTGATGCAGGAGAACCGTTCCTTCGACCACTACTTCGGCACGCTTCGCGGCGTGCGCGGCTACGGCGACCGGCAGCCATTGCAGCAGTCCGATGGCCGGACCGTGTTCCAGCAGCCCACCGCTGGCGGTGAGGTGCTGCCGTTCTCGCTGCGGCAGGGCGCCGAGCGCGAGGGGCGGCCGGTGTCGGATATCCAGTACCTCGGCGACCTCGACCACAGCTGGGGCGGCAGCGGTAAGGCGTGGGCGCGCGGCTGGAACAACGACTGGATCGCCGCGAAGACCGCCGCCACCATGACGTACTACGAGCGGCAGGACATCCCGCTGCAGTACGAGCTGGCCGACACGTTCACCATCTGCGACGCCTACCACTGCTCGGTTTTCGGCTCCACCAACCCGAACCGCAACTACCTGTGGACCGGCACCACCGGCTACGAGCCGGGCACCACGAAGCGCGCGGTCACCAACGCCGCCTACAGCTACGACCACGCCGGCTACGAGTGGACCACGTACCCGGAGCGGCTCGAAAAGGCCGGACTCTCCTGGCAGATCTACCAGGAGTGGGACAACTTCACCGACAACGCGGTCGAGTACTTCAAGACGTTCAAGGCGATCGGCCACAAGATGCTCGCCTCGGTGGACGGGAACTTCCGCACCACCGAGGAGTTCTACACCGCCCTCTTCGACAAGCCCGCCGCGGAGCAGCAACGGCTGCTCAAGCAGTTGGAGGCCGGTCGCGCGGCCTTGACCGACGCCGAGCGCAGCCTGTTCGACCGCGCGATGTACCGCAGCGAGCCGGGTACGCTCGTCCAGCGGCTCCGCGCCGACATCAAGGCGAAGCGGCTGCCGAAGGTGGTCTGGCTGGTTCCGTCCGCTGTCGATTCCGAGCACCCGGGCAGCTCCACGCCAGTCGGCAGCGCGAACCTGATCTACGACGTGCTGGACGCCATTGCCCACCCGAAGATCTGGTCGAAGACCGCGCTGCTGCTCAACTTCGACGAGAACGACGGCTTTTTCGACCACGTGCCGCCGCCGGTGCCGCCGAAGCGGGAGTCCGGCAACGGCGACGACTACTTCGAGGGCCAGCCGATCGGGCTCGGCCCGCGGGTGCCGATGACCGTGGTGTCGCCCTGGACGATCGGCGGTTTCGTCAACTCCGAGGTGTTCGACCACACGTCGGTGCTGCGGCTGCTGGAGCGCTGGACCGGTGTCCAGGAATCGAACATCAGCTCCTGGCGGCGCTCCGCGTGCGGCGACCTGACCTCGGTGTTCGACTTCGAGAACGCGGCGAAGGCGCCGAAGCCCGCCGAGCCGGGCCTGGTGCCCGAGCCGATCAAGCGCTGGCACCCCAAGCCGCCGGCGGAGCAGGCACTGCCGGTGCAGGAGCAGGGGCGGCGGCCGGCGCGGGCGCTGCCGTACCAGCCGCATGTCTCCGGTGCGGTGAACGGGGAAGCGGTCGGGCTGCGGCTCGGCAACGCCGGTCCGGGCTCCGCGCACTTCACGATCTACCCGTACGCGGGAGAACTGCCCGAACCGTCTCATGTGGACGTCCGCGGCGAGCAGGTGGTGGACGTGCCGGTGCGCGAGGACTACCGGTTCGCGGTGCAGGGGCCGAACCGGTTCTGGTTCGAGTTCAGCGGTTCCCGCAGCGGCAAGGCGGCGGGCATCGACGTGCGGACGAACCCGGACGCCCGTTCCGGCGGGCTGTCGCTGGAACTGCGCAACAACGGCGGCGAGGCCGTCACGCTGCGCCTGCGGTCCCTGGGCTACGCGGCCGGTGAGCAGCGCGAGGTCCGGCTCGCCGCAGGCGGCGCGGAGACCGTGGCGTGGCCGACGGACCAGGGCTGGTACGACGTCGAGGTGACCGCCGCCCAGGACAAGTCGTTCCGGCGTCGCGCAACCGGCCGCGTCGAGAACGGCGCACCGGGCCTCACCGGCTGA
- a CDS encoding CBS domain-containing protein, translating into MIEDSYPGDSKATVANWTGQLWRLVAEIQESDHVVMPLKTRSQQIAIGRVSGPYRFDSDAPPGFQHVRAVDWIRKDVPRDSVQRDLLDSMGSLLTICRLQRFQAAERVAALAAEGVDPGPSADEHERHGVRTPRELVDKAVAADPKSPIRLSIRELLACWGLVRRTPANIAAIETDLSELGLTTKPPFTEGWIDNVVEIVPVGEEPGESEALDSRASTENTQDVSEFPPITLRLGMLKPANNGVASVRPEDKLSKATTRMLADNYSQLAVIDGEGNLRGAVSWESIGQSSMSRSATQVSHVIVPARTVDHREDLLSQLDEIYRSGYVFVRGADQSISGIVTTADLTGQFGDTARPFVLIEEAERRLRRRVDEAFSLEEIQNVAPRRRRSTISSAADLTLGNYKYLLEPTEHWRRLEWPLDHEVFLDRLDQVREIRNELMHFTPDPLNNAQLDCLTGFVRMLRTVDPRD; encoded by the coding sequence GTGATCGAAGATTCGTATCCAGGCGATAGCAAAGCGACCGTGGCGAACTGGACGGGTCAGCTGTGGCGGCTCGTCGCCGAAATCCAAGAGAGCGACCACGTCGTAATGCCGCTGAAGACCCGATCGCAGCAGATCGCGATCGGTCGCGTCAGCGGGCCGTACCGCTTCGACTCCGACGCGCCTCCCGGCTTTCAGCACGTCCGTGCGGTGGATTGGATCCGCAAAGACGTTCCGCGTGATTCGGTCCAACGGGATCTGCTGGACAGCATGGGTTCGCTCTTGACGATCTGTCGGTTGCAGCGCTTCCAGGCTGCCGAGCGGGTGGCGGCACTCGCGGCGGAGGGGGTGGATCCTGGGCCATCTGCGGACGAGCACGAGCGGCATGGCGTGCGCACGCCGCGGGAACTGGTCGACAAAGCCGTTGCCGCCGATCCGAAGTCCCCGATCCGGCTGTCGATCAGGGAATTGCTGGCTTGTTGGGGCCTCGTCCGTCGCACCCCGGCCAACATCGCTGCGATCGAGACCGATCTGAGCGAGCTCGGGCTCACCACCAAGCCGCCGTTCACCGAGGGCTGGATCGACAACGTGGTCGAGATCGTGCCCGTCGGCGAAGAACCCGGTGAGTCGGAAGCGTTGGACAGCCGCGCATCGACCGAGAACACCCAAGACGTATCCGAATTCCCGCCCATCACGTTGCGGTTGGGCATGCTGAAGCCGGCGAACAACGGTGTCGCAAGTGTGCGGCCTGAGGACAAACTTTCAAAGGCGACGACTCGGATGCTCGCCGACAACTATTCGCAGCTGGCGGTAATCGATGGCGAGGGAAACTTGCGGGGCGCGGTCAGTTGGGAGTCGATCGGCCAGTCCAGCATGTCGCGGTCAGCCACCCAGGTATCGCACGTGATCGTCCCTGCCCGGACTGTCGATCATCGTGAAGATCTGTTGAGTCAGCTGGATGAGATCTACCGCAGTGGCTACGTCTTCGTCCGCGGAGCGGACCAGTCGATCAGCGGTATCGTGACGACAGCGGATCTCACCGGTCAGTTCGGGGACACCGCTCGCCCGTTCGTGCTGATCGAGGAAGCCGAGCGGAGGCTGCGTCGGCGGGTGGACGAAGCATTCAGCCTCGAGGAAATCCAGAACGTGGCTCCCCGACGACGTCGCAGTACGATCAGTTCGGCCGCGGACCTCACCCTCGGGAACTACAAGTATCTGCTCGAGCCGACTGAGCATTGGCGGCGGCTTGAATGGCCGCTCGATCACGAGGTTTTCCTCGACCGGTTGGACCAGGTACGTGAAATACGTAACGAGCTAATGCATTTCACCCCGGACCCGCTGAACAACGCTCAGCTTGATTGCTTGACGGGGTTCGTCCGGATGCTGCGCACCGTCGATCCGCGGGATTGA